GAACGCAGAGTTTGCCAGGAAGAGTCTCGGCAGTGTTGCCCataatctttttcctcttctttttaaagCCAGCTATTTGCTGGAGCAAGGGGAAGTGATTCACGACTTGGTAGAGAACTGGCCATTTGTTGACTTTAACGTGGGAAAACTTTTGGGAACTACTGTGGACTACCAGGAAGACCTGAGCCATAGAACATGCTCCGTGTGCTTGGAAAGCTGTCTGACGGGGCTGAGAGACTATGTGCTGAATGATTCTTCTCCCTACGCGAAAAGGTTGAAAGTGGTCGACCTGACGGGTATAAAAGATGTTGAAGTTCAGGTTTGTGAGTGCAAGAAGACAATGGGCAGGTGGGCTAGGACACAGCTGCTCTCTAAGCTTTGTTTAGAACTGCTGGTTTACCTCCAACAAAGACAGCGCGATCCTGGTATTTTTGAAATCAGTATTGATGTGCGAATTGACTTGTTTGTTACAGAGCGGAACTATGAGCTGGTAATGCAGGCCCTGTTGAAGAAATGCTATTGTCCGCTGAAGATCTGCTGTGTGGCATTCAGATCTGACAACCTGGCTTTGCAGAAATTCTTCTGTATCATAAAGCTCATTGATCCCTCTTTGTTGCGCAAACTGGAAGTAGTTCACAATGTTCGCCTGGAAATGGAACACTTGGAAATGCTCTTCAACAGTATCCACTTCCCTCTATTGATGTCCTTGACCTTGCCAGCACGAACATTTAATGTGCGGAGGTTCACAGCTACAGATGAACAGATGCTTACTAACATTGGAGAAAAGATGGGTGAAATGACGCAACTGACCGAGCTGAGTATGTCATTTTCTATACTCACGGGAAGAATACAGAAACTGCTCAGGTAATTCGGTCATCCTGCTTTCAGTCAAACTGTAAAGAACGGCCCTTTGTGCCATCAGCAAGCTGAGAATCTCTGAGAACAAGGGAAGTGAGTATATCTCAGGGTATGTGTGAGTAGGGGCAGCAGAAAGCTAGGAAAGAATATTTGTTGGGGAGAACTGGAAGGCAATATCTAATACCTTTAGAAGAACTGACTGTTGTTATTAGTCTTCCAGAGCCCATCTGATGAGTATGAAGAGAACATACTTTTGGCTACCACATCAGAGAGGGGTACACCCTGGCATTTTTGATTTGCCACATCTTGATCTTGTAGAGCTTGTATCTCAATCATCTTAGGCTGGCCTTTGGTGCAAGACCTGAGTCATATTCCAAGTATTTTTCAGGGCCTCTAGTgaatttttgtcctttaaaaaacagGCGGTAAATATACTAAGATACTACAGATACTGTATTTTTAGGTGGCCGGGGTGATAGTAAACTTTGATTTGAGACTTTGATTTCAGTTGTTTGTTGTGTCTGTCAATCTCAAGGCAAGAGAGATGCGATGCTTTTCTGTACTGCAAATTAAGCATATGAATATTCATGATGAATGCCTGGGAAAAATTGGCAATTCTCCCAAAGATAACAAGCTGCCAGTGAACAGTGTTCATATTTGAACAGAAAATAAGTTAACTGTATGCTTTTCAGAacatctaaagaaaagaaaggcagcagaCAAAAGTTTAATCAAGACAAATCACCTTGATCTAAAATTCCTCCTGTACAAAgaagtaatttcatttaaaagtgtGAATGGCACGCTGCTTAAAATGATAGAAATAAATTACAAGTTTCTAACCTTGATCCAGATGAGGTCTGTCTCAGAACACAGAAGTCTCACTAAGATTTAGTATGTGTGAGAGGGATCTCTTGATTTTCATCTGCCAGAACCATTTTATACTCAACTAGAATATTTGCACATAATCTCAGGTACACTTCTTCTATCCTTCTTCTTCATCAGAAAGTCTCTTTGCAACTCCAGAACAATACGACATGTAAACCTCttgggcatttaaaaaaatagtagaaaCAAAACTAGAATCAAAAGCAGATGTCTTGTTAGAATACTGATTGGCTTTCATTTTGGAATGAATCCTTCCTCAATGGAAATTCTATAAATAACAGCTTTCTACAAGAAACAGCCACCAATGCTTTTGTGGTAGTAATGATCTGCTGTTAATTCAGGAAATAATAGGCACCTGACAACATATAACTGGTTACAAAATAGACACTTAGAATGTTACCAAATTAATCACCATTAAAACAACACAGTTGGAGACATGTAAAGTAGGAGCTAATTCATGGAACTGATTTCAGGAGGAAAATATACTTGTCATTGTTGGCCCATGCTTCTATTTCTCAGAAGAGgttagaaaaaataatgaatgtgGCAGATGGCTGCATTCAGAATGTGGATAGTTGTATGAAATGTTGTAAATGTAGCTTTTCAATGTTTTatgccataattttttttactctttaattCTGCAGCCCACTAAAGACTCCACTGAAGATGCTGGATGTTTCTAACTGCTCATTGAACCATGCTGATATGGCCTATTTAGCCAACAGCTTCCATGCCAATCACTTAGAAGCCCTGGACCTGAGTGGTCACAATATACCTGACCTTTACCCATCAATATTCTTTAAGCTTCTCAGCCATTCCTCTTCAGTGCTCAGGAGTCTTACCTTGGAGGACTGTAACATCCAAGACACTCATGTCAACATGTTGATTGTAAGTTTAAGCCCTTGTCAGAAACTACAGGAGTTCAGGTTTCTTGGAAACCCGCTGTCATCCCAAGCGCTTAAACACCTTTTCACATTTCTCTGTGAGTTGCCAATGCTGAAAAATGTGGAGTTCCCAGTTCCAAAGGACTGCTACCCTATCGGTATCACCTACCCGATTGATGATGCCAGTCTCTGCAGGTTTGATCACCAAAAATATGAAAGTGTAGCAGAGGAGCTTAACCTCATTTTACTCCAAGCAAATAGAGAGGATGTGAAGACTTCAACTCCCCTCTTCGGCAGTTATGACGCAGCTGTTCAGGAGACGAAGAATGAACTGGGAGCTTACTTGATCAATTCCTTCAAAGAAACTTTAGAAAAGTTCACTAGTTCTCTTAACAAAACGAGTTAAAGGTGTAACATAGTGGTGATGAGATGCTCTGTCAAATCAGAAATTAAGTTAGTCCTTTCTAGAAATGCGCCTTTGTCAATCAGTCTTGAGTATGCTTTAATTTCTCGGCTGAGTTTACTTCTGTTTGGATAACATCTGATCATCTGAGGTGTTTTAACTATGTTATATCTACTGCATACACCTTACATAAGCACTACTTACTCTCAAAAGAGGGGAAGACCCTTAGTAGCTTATTATTGTACACAAAAGCACTTTGTTTCTCACTAAATCAATAGGTCTTCAAGCTTTGTTGATTTTTTATGCAGTTTCCTCTGGATTTGGCAGAGAGGCTCGTACTCCTACAGAATAAGACGGGAAAGTCCTTTTCCACGTCCAGCAGGATGTCCCAAAGATCGTGCGCCTATCCTCACCTATGGCTCCCTAAACCAGTTTTTTGCCCTTGGCCTTCTGAATTCACCGGTCTGTTTTACACAGTACATTCCCTATAGTGGGGGATGTATGATACCCTCCATGTCCCTCTGcctctcttttcttctgcagagGCAAGCacaataaacctttttttttttttttttgcatggggaATTACAGTGTTTGTCTAATACATTGTGCTGGTGAGGAGTCAAGTTCCGTACTGAGGAGGCCAGCAAACCAAACGACCGGCTGACAGCAGGGGATTTCTTCCCCCAGTAATATAAAGCAGCCTACGAGGACTCTGCCCAAGCTCTTGCAAAGTGTACTGTACGAAGGCGGTGCCGCACAGCCACGCTCACCGTGTCACAGGTAAGGGCCTCATGCTGCTCACTTTGTTGAATCAGTTTCTTGGCTGGTAGAATGTACcctgctgctttcagctgctttaaAGGAAGTCTAGGACAGtggtaataatgaaaaaaaaaaaaagactacatgtccgtgctgggaccagtactgtttaacatttttatcaaagacatagacagagggattgagagcaccatcagcaagtttgcagatgacaccaagctgtgtggtgttgtcgatacaccagagggatgggatgtcattcagagggacctggacaggctggagaggtgggcccagttgaacctcatgaggttcaacaaaagcaagtgcaggattctgcacctgggaagaaacaatcctcagtataaatacagactgggggatgaggtattagaaagcagccctgaggaaagggacttgggggtcctgatggacgagaagctggacatgagcaggcaatgtgctctcacagcccagaaggccaatcacatcctgggctgcatcaaaagaagtgttgccagcagatccagagaggtgattctgccactttactctgctctggtgagacctcacctggagtactgtgtgcaggtctggagccctcaatatagaaaggacatggacctgatggagcgggtccagaggagggccaccaaaatgatcagggggccg
The nucleotide sequence above comes from Numenius arquata chromosome 4, bNumArq3.hap1.1, whole genome shotgun sequence. Encoded proteins:
- the LRRC14B gene encoding leucine-rich repeat-containing protein 14B codes for the protein MKSLRFISAEAFVSNAEFARKSLGSVAHNLFPLLFKASYLLEQGEVIHDLVENWPFVDFNVGKLLGTTVDYQEDLSHRTCSVCLESCLTGLRDYVLNDSSPYAKRLKVVDLTGIKDVEVQVCECKKTMGRWARTQLLSKLCLELLVYLQQRQRDPGIFEISIDVRIDLFVTERNYELVMQALLKKCYCPLKICCVAFRSDNLALQKFFCIIKLIDPSLLRKLEVVHNVRLEMEHLEMLFNSIHFPLLMSLTLPARTFNVRRFTATDEQMLTNIGEKMGEMTQLTELSMSFSILTGRIQKLLSPLKTPLKMLDVSNCSLNHADMAYLANSFHANHLEALDLSGHNIPDLYPSIFFKLLSHSSSVLRSLTLEDCNIQDTHVNMLIVSLSPCQKLQEFRFLGNPLSSQALKHLFTFLCELPMLKNVEFPVPKDCYPIGITYPIDDASLCRFDHQKYESVAEELNLILLQANREDVKTSTPLFGSYDAAVQETKNELGAYLINSFKETLEKFTSSLNKTS